A single region of the Halopiger xanaduensis SH-6 genome encodes:
- a CDS encoding hydroxysqualene dehydroxylase, which translates to MTDVVIIGGGIGGLTAAHELAARGVDVTVLEANDRFGGKARSILIDDGPTPLHGEHGFRFFPAFYRHVVDTMARIPDGTGTVADNLVETEATLIASAEGADRIADTGRPDSLRGWLEALRPAFADDLPPSDVRFLLERLLYFLTACEERRENEFDDVSWWEFIDAENRSPEFRDRLAYATQALVALRPQVGSARTIGAIYLQLLFGQLDPSRPTERILNAPTSEAWIDPWVRHLESVGVDCRSNAPVRELAVDRRGRRIAGAVLADGETVTAAEYVLAVPVEIATEFVTPELARAAPKLGRIERLDTAWMNGIQFYLSENVALTRGHQVYADAPWALTSISQRQFWRESEYDLAARGSEDVDVEGVLSVIASDWDTPGTVHGKPARECTREEVATEIWAQLKAHLNGPEERLRDEMVVDWFLDPALEETADGLENRSPLLINTVGSLRNRPSADPAVANLTLASDYVRTNSDLASMESADEAGRRAAAAALERLGVRGPRPQVWELEEPAAFEPFKRQDRVRYRLGLPHPADVTHSLRRSISTLVG; encoded by the coding sequence ATGACAGACGTTGTCATCATCGGCGGCGGGATCGGCGGCCTCACGGCAGCCCACGAACTCGCGGCGCGGGGCGTCGACGTGACCGTCCTCGAGGCGAACGACCGCTTCGGCGGCAAGGCGCGATCGATACTGATCGACGACGGTCCGACTCCCCTGCACGGCGAGCACGGATTCCGCTTCTTCCCGGCGTTCTACCGCCACGTCGTCGACACTATGGCCCGCATCCCGGACGGGACGGGCACCGTCGCGGACAATCTTGTCGAAACCGAGGCAACGCTTATCGCGAGCGCCGAGGGCGCCGACCGGATCGCAGACACCGGCCGTCCCGACTCGCTGCGGGGCTGGCTCGAGGCGCTTCGCCCGGCCTTCGCCGACGACCTGCCGCCGTCGGACGTGCGCTTCCTGCTCGAGCGGCTGCTGTACTTCCTGACCGCCTGCGAGGAGCGCCGGGAGAACGAGTTCGACGACGTGTCGTGGTGGGAGTTCATCGACGCCGAAAACCGCTCCCCGGAGTTCCGCGATCGGCTCGCGTACGCGACGCAGGCGCTGGTCGCGCTCCGGCCGCAAGTCGGCAGCGCCCGGACGATCGGGGCGATCTACCTGCAGTTGCTGTTCGGCCAGCTCGATCCGAGCCGGCCGACCGAGCGGATCCTGAACGCGCCGACCAGCGAGGCCTGGATCGACCCCTGGGTTCGCCACCTCGAGTCGGTCGGCGTCGATTGTCGATCGAACGCGCCGGTCCGGGAACTCGCGGTCGACCGTCGCGGACGACGGATCGCCGGCGCGGTCCTGGCCGACGGCGAGACGGTGACGGCCGCGGAGTACGTCCTCGCCGTGCCGGTCGAGATCGCCACGGAGTTCGTCACGCCCGAACTCGCCCGCGCCGCGCCGAAACTGGGCCGGATCGAGCGACTCGATACCGCCTGGATGAACGGGATCCAGTTCTACCTCTCGGAGAACGTGGCGCTGACCCGCGGCCACCAGGTCTACGCCGACGCGCCGTGGGCGCTGACGTCGATTTCGCAGCGCCAGTTCTGGCGGGAGTCCGAGTACGATCTCGCGGCGCGCGGTTCCGAGGACGTCGACGTCGAGGGCGTCCTCTCGGTGATCGCGTCCGACTGGGATACGCCGGGGACCGTCCACGGAAAGCCGGCCCGGGAGTGCACCCGCGAGGAGGTCGCGACCGAAATATGGGCCCAGCTGAAGGCGCATCTGAACGGCCCGGAGGAGCGGTTGCGCGACGAGATGGTAGTCGACTGGTTCCTCGATCCGGCCCTCGAGGAGACCGCGGACGGCCTCGAGAACCGGTCGCCGCTGTTGATCAACACCGTCGGCTCGCTGCGGAACCGGCCGTCGGCCGACCCCGCCGTCGCGAACCTCACGCTCGCGAGCGACTACGTGCGGACGAACTCGGATCTGGCCTCGATGGAATCGGCCGACGAAGCGGGTCGCCGGGCGGCTGCCGCCGCGCTCGAGCGACTGGGCGTCCGCGGGCCGCGGCCGCAGGTGTGGGAGCTCGAGGAGCCGGCGGCGTTCGAACCGTTCAAACGGCAGGATCGGGTTCGGTACCGGCTCGGATTGCCCCACCCCGCCGACGTAACGCACTCGCTGCGGCGGTCGATTTCGACGCTCGTCGGGTGA
- a CDS encoding universal stress protein — MARVLVPFDDSDPAREALEYAFDLFPNGEFVALTVADTSAVPFIPNAADDAPDEQLEDLLGEATDQLAAAEDLAAERGVSIETHARIGSPAQEIVEFADTNDVDHVVMGSRGRSGVTRILLGSVAEVVVRHSSVPVTVVR, encoded by the coding sequence ATGGCACGCGTTCTCGTCCCGTTCGACGACTCCGATCCCGCCCGCGAGGCGCTCGAGTACGCGTTCGATCTCTTTCCGAACGGGGAGTTCGTCGCCCTGACCGTCGCCGACACGTCCGCAGTGCCGTTCATCCCGAACGCGGCCGACGACGCACCCGACGAGCAACTCGAGGACCTGCTCGGCGAGGCGACCGACCAGCTAGCGGCAGCCGAGGACCTCGCGGCCGAACGCGGTGTCAGCATCGAGACGCACGCCCGGATCGGCTCGCCGGCCCAGGAGATCGTCGAGTTTGCCGATACGAACGACGTAGACCACGTCGTGATGGGAAGTCGCGGCCGCTCGGGCGTCACCCGGATTCTACTCGGCAGCGTCGCCGAGGTCGTCGTCCGTCACTCTTCGGTGCCGGTGACCGTCGTCCGCTGA
- a CDS encoding sulfite exporter TauE/SafE family protein, protein MLGLPFDLSLLLLLASIAFFSGIGITTIGPGGIFVTIALYSLTGLASGEVAGTAHATFVFTGLVGSAAYLHSGEMRTGDGRALAVVLSGSSVVGALVGAYVNAFVPRSVFGLLLGGVAATVGGVILYRERRGFSPVYDLEPLQRRGQLTLAGLGFALGVCSGLLGIGGPVLAVPALVLVGIPMLLAVAVAQVQSIFIAAFATTGYVLQGSVNVPLAVVVGTPLLLGVVVGWKVAHVVDPEKLKVSLGVVLLAVGPYLAL, encoded by the coding sequence ATGCTCGGGCTCCCGTTCGATCTCTCACTGCTCCTGTTGCTCGCGTCGATCGCCTTCTTTTCCGGCATCGGCATCACGACGATCGGGCCCGGCGGGATTTTCGTCACGATCGCGCTGTACTCGCTGACGGGGCTGGCCTCCGGCGAGGTCGCCGGCACCGCCCACGCGACGTTCGTCTTCACCGGCCTCGTCGGCAGCGCAGCGTACCTCCACTCCGGCGAGATGCGAACGGGCGACGGACGGGCGCTGGCGGTCGTCCTCAGCGGCTCGAGCGTCGTCGGCGCGCTCGTCGGGGCGTACGTCAACGCCTTCGTCCCGCGTTCGGTGTTCGGCCTGCTACTCGGCGGAGTTGCGGCGACCGTCGGCGGGGTTATCCTCTACCGGGAGCGCCGCGGCTTCAGTCCCGTCTACGACCTGGAGCCCCTGCAGCGACGGGGCCAACTCACCCTCGCCGGACTCGGATTCGCGCTCGGGGTCTGCAGCGGCCTGCTCGGAATCGGCGGTCCCGTGCTGGCCGTGCCGGCGCTGGTGCTGGTCGGCATTCCCATGCTGCTGGCGGTCGCCGTCGCGCAGGTTCAGTCGATCTTCATCGCGGCGTTCGCGACGACGGGCTACGTCCTCCAGGGGAGCGTCAACGTCCCGCTCGCGGTCGTCGTCGGGACGCCGCTCCTGCTCGGCGTCGTCGTCGGCTGGAAGGTCGCACACGTCGTCGATCCGGAGAAACTGAAAGTCTCGCTGGGAGTCGTCCTGCTGGCTGTCGGGCCCTATCTCGCCCTCTGA
- a CDS encoding AI-2E family transporter — MSDTARPTNWIVDKPGLTALGLVSALLALFVLVPYLQFVLFGVVLAYILFPVQRRLERYVRPTIAAGAVVVGTLLAVLLPLVYVLTIAVRQSLDVARSLRRGDLNVAEIEALLEANGVAVDLAALYEANQDRIATAVQEVTMSVMGFVGNLPGLFIGLTVTLFILFALLRDGERLVAWVQWVLPVDDEVLADLRGGLDELMWASVVGNVAVAAVQAVMLGVGLAVAGVPAVVFLTVATFVLTLLPLVGAFGVWLPVAGYLVAVGRPTAGAAVVVYGLLVTFSDTYLRPALIGQTEAFNAATVVVGIFGGLVAFGAVGLFIGPVVLGGSKLALDCFARGHAGTPPDGAPPDGSAGETDATESGAAREPTDADDTDADE; from the coding sequence ATGTCGGACACCGCCAGACCGACCAATTGGATCGTCGATAAGCCCGGACTGACCGCGCTCGGACTGGTGAGCGCCCTCCTCGCACTGTTCGTGCTCGTGCCGTACCTGCAGTTCGTCCTGTTCGGCGTCGTCCTCGCGTACATCCTGTTTCCCGTCCAGCGACGCCTCGAGCGGTACGTCAGACCGACGATCGCCGCGGGCGCCGTCGTCGTCGGAACGCTGCTGGCCGTCCTGTTGCCGCTCGTCTACGTGCTCACGATCGCCGTTCGCCAGTCGCTCGACGTCGCCCGGTCCCTCAGAAGGGGCGACCTCAACGTCGCGGAGATCGAAGCACTTCTCGAGGCCAACGGCGTCGCCGTCGATCTCGCCGCGCTGTACGAAGCGAATCAGGATCGGATCGCGACGGCCGTCCAGGAAGTCACGATGAGCGTGATGGGGTTCGTCGGGAATCTCCCGGGCCTCTTTATCGGCCTCACCGTTACGCTGTTCATCCTCTTCGCCCTGCTGCGGGACGGGGAGCGACTCGTCGCGTGGGTGCAGTGGGTGTTGCCGGTCGACGACGAGGTGCTGGCGGACCTCCGCGGCGGACTGGACGAACTCATGTGGGCCTCGGTCGTGGGGAACGTCGCCGTCGCGGCGGTTCAGGCGGTGATGCTCGGCGTCGGGTTGGCGGTCGCCGGCGTCCCCGCCGTCGTCTTCCTCACGGTCGCGACGTTCGTCCTGACGCTGCTGCCGCTGGTCGGCGCGTTCGGCGTCTGGCTTCCGGTCGCGGGGTACCTCGTCGCGGTCGGCCGGCCGACCGCCGGCGCGGCCGTCGTCGTGTACGGGCTACTCGTCACGTTCTCCGACACGTACCTGCGGCCCGCGTTGATCGGCCAGACCGAAGCGTTCAACGCCGCGACCGTCGTCGTCGGCATCTTCGGCGGACTCGTCGCGTTCGGTGCGGTCGGGCTGTTCATCGGCCCCGTCGTCCTCGGGGGGTCGAAACTCGCACTCGACTGTTTCGCCCGCGGCCACGCCGGGACGCCGCCCGACGGAGCGCCGCCCGACGGATCGGCAGGCGAAACCGACGCGACCGAGTCGGGCGCCGCCCGAGAACCGACCGACGCGGACGATACTGACGCCGACGAGTAA
- a CDS encoding NRAMP family divalent metal transporter: protein MSETSTAVDVPISIAKETIHQYGLGLLFAANIFGAGSVYILTEAGMVFGFGLLWVLPLALGVGLAMHEMSARLAAKNEPLMDYIADVIGDRAARPFAMGISFIMQFWSVANYALAGAALVYLTPLSNLYVGIIIAAGLGIALVELRVYSRVEGVIAALVLAIFGSYLVIVANLEPPMGAVASGFVPGIVNEFEYITMIIALLGTTVYYPNFFIQTSMNQEKDWDVVSRYRRDHTVGLAAVVLLSATVIVAAAIAVPDGDLTLTAPAEPLTDMIGPWVLGVFMLAVGAASFSSATGTLFAAGFMVPQSYGITTRFGDMHFRRTVHFLIALSVALAIPILAYTGFTPVSLALMMPAVNGVVGLPITALALYGAVHRYYDPSRAAQAVFLTAVVLMFLTSIFTAESLVRSIVQLV from the coding sequence ATGTCAGAAACCAGTACGGCGGTCGACGTTCCCATCAGTATCGCGAAAGAAACCATTCATCAATACGGGCTCGGCCTCCTCTTCGCGGCGAACATTTTCGGGGCCGGGTCCGTCTACATCCTGACTGAAGCCGGGATGGTGTTCGGGTTCGGCCTCCTGTGGGTGTTGCCCCTCGCCCTGGGCGTCGGCCTCGCGATGCACGAGATGTCGGCGCGGCTGGCGGCGAAGAACGAACCGTTGATGGATTACATCGCGGACGTCATCGGTGACCGTGCGGCCAGACCGTTCGCGATGGGTATCTCCTTCATCATGCAGTTCTGGAGCGTCGCTAACTACGCGCTCGCCGGCGCCGCGCTCGTCTACCTCACGCCGCTGTCGAACCTGTACGTGGGGATCATCATCGCTGCGGGATTAGGAATCGCGCTCGTCGAACTGCGCGTCTACAGCCGCGTCGAGGGCGTCATCGCAGCGCTCGTGCTGGCGATTTTCGGCTCGTATCTGGTCATCGTCGCCAACCTCGAGCCGCCGATGGGGGCCGTCGCGAGCGGGTTCGTTCCCGGCATCGTCAACGAGTTCGAGTACATCACGATGATCATCGCCCTGCTGGGGACGACCGTTTACTACCCGAACTTCTTCATCCAGACGAGCATGAATCAGGAGAAGGATTGGGACGTCGTCTCCCGCTACCGCCGGGATCACACCGTCGGGCTGGCGGCGGTCGTCCTTCTGAGCGCGACGGTGATCGTCGCGGCCGCAATCGCCGTTCCCGACGGCGACCTAACGCTGACGGCGCCCGCCGAACCGCTGACCGACATGATCGGCCCGTGGGTGCTCGGCGTGTTCATGCTCGCGGTCGGCGCGGCCTCGTTCAGCAGCGCGACCGGGACGCTGTTCGCCGCCGGGTTCATGGTGCCCCAGTCGTACGGCATCACGACCCGGTTCGGCGACATGCACTTCCGCCGCACCGTCCACTTCCTGATCGCGCTCTCGGTGGCGCTCGCGATCCCGATCCTCGCGTACACCGGGTTCACGCCGGTCAGCCTCGCGCTCATGATGCCCGCGGTCAACGGTGTCGTCGGCCTCCCGATCACGGCGCTGGCGCTGTACGGCGCGGTGCACCGGTACTACGACCCGTCTCGAGCCGCGCAGGCGGTCTTCCTGACGGCCGTCGTCCTGATGTTCCTCACTTCGATCTTCACCGCGGAATCGCTCGTCCGGTCGATCGTGCAACTCGTCTAA
- the gyrB gene encoding DNA topoisomerase (ATP-hydrolyzing) subunit B, producing the protein MSQESEYGAGQIQVLEGLEAVRKRPAMYIGSTDSRGLHHLVYEVVDNSIDEALAGYCDDITVSIHEDGSVSVADDGRGIPVDTHDEYDRPALEVILTVLHAGGKFDNKSYQVSGGLHGVGVSVVNALSERLEAEVKRDGGVFRHAFEQGEPVGDMERVRDMEPDEETGTEVRFWPDTGIFEAGEFSFSTLANRLRELAFLNSGVRITLRDEREDAGDADEEGPVEETYEYEGGIREFVEYLNETRSAMHDDVIYFEDEEQNIQVEVAMQATEELQGSIHAFANNINTREGGTHLTGFKTALTRTVNDYANENSMLSDLDNNLKGEDIREGLTAVISVKHPDPQFEGQTKTKLGNSEVRGIVESAMHEGLGTYFEENPDTAEAIINKAVEAAKARMAAQKAEELTRRKSALESTSLPGKLADCQTKDPDEAELFIAEGDSAGGSAKQARNPEFQAVLPIRGKVLNVEKHRLDRVLENDQIRNIITAIGAGVGDEFDLEDVRYKKVIMATDADVDGAHIRTLLLTFFYRHMRPLLEGGYVYATQPPLYRIRYRGETYDAMTDQERDEIIEEKCDGSPSQVQRFKGLGEMNPQQLWDTTMDPSNRILKQITVEDAAAADKMFSVLMGDAVEPRKQFIKENAPEAEWIDI; encoded by the coding sequence ATGTCCCAGGAAAGCGAGTACGGCGCCGGACAAATCCAGGTCTTAGAGGGCCTGGAAGCCGTGCGGAAACGGCCGGCGATGTACATCGGTTCTACAGACTCTCGAGGACTCCACCACCTCGTCTACGAAGTGGTGGACAACTCGATCGACGAGGCGCTGGCCGGCTACTGCGACGACATCACCGTCTCCATCCACGAGGACGGCTCGGTGAGCGTCGCGGACGACGGCCGCGGCATCCCCGTCGACACGCACGACGAGTACGATCGCCCCGCCCTCGAGGTCATCCTGACTGTCCTCCACGCGGGCGGCAAGTTCGACAACAAGTCCTACCAGGTCTCCGGCGGCCTCCACGGCGTCGGCGTCTCCGTGGTCAACGCCCTCTCGGAGCGCCTCGAGGCCGAGGTCAAGCGCGACGGCGGCGTCTTCCGCCACGCCTTCGAGCAGGGCGAACCGGTCGGCGACATGGAGCGCGTCCGCGACATGGAGCCGGACGAGGAGACCGGCACCGAGGTCCGCTTCTGGCCCGACACCGGCATCTTCGAGGCCGGCGAGTTCTCGTTCTCGACGCTCGCGAACCGGCTTCGCGAACTGGCCTTCCTCAACTCCGGGGTCCGCATCACGCTGCGCGACGAGCGCGAGGACGCCGGCGACGCCGACGAGGAGGGTCCCGTCGAGGAAACGTACGAGTACGAGGGCGGCATCCGCGAATTCGTCGAGTATCTCAACGAGACGCGCTCGGCGATGCACGACGACGTCATCTACTTCGAGGACGAGGAGCAGAATATCCAGGTCGAGGTGGCGATGCAAGCCACCGAGGAGCTGCAGGGCTCGATCCACGCCTTCGCGAACAACATCAACACCCGCGAGGGCGGCACCCACCTCACCGGGTTCAAGACCGCTCTGACCCGGACGGTCAACGACTACGCCAACGAGAACAGCATGCTCTCGGACCTCGACAACAACCTCAAGGGCGAGGACATCCGCGAGGGGCTGACCGCGGTTATCTCGGTCAAACACCCCGACCCGCAGTTCGAGGGCCAGACGAAGACCAAGCTCGGCAACTCGGAAGTGCGGGGCATCGTCGAGAGCGCGATGCACGAGGGCCTCGGCACCTACTTCGAGGAGAACCCCGACACCGCCGAGGCAATCATCAACAAGGCGGTCGAGGCCGCGAAAGCACGGATGGCAGCCCAGAAGGCCGAGGAGCTCACGCGCCGGAAGTCGGCCCTCGAGTCGACGTCGCTGCCCGGCAAACTCGCGGACTGTCAGACCAAAGATCCCGACGAGGCCGAACTGTTCATCGCGGAGGGCGACTCCGCGGGCGGCAGCGCGAAGCAGGCCCGCAACCCCGAGTTCCAGGCCGTCCTCCCGATCCGCGGAAAGGTCCTGAACGTCGAGAAACACCGGCTCGACCGGGTGCTCGAGAACGACCAGATCCGCAACATCATCACGGCGATCGGCGCCGGCGTCGGCGACGAGTTCGACCTCGAGGACGTCCGCTACAAGAAGGTCATCATGGCGACCGACGCCGACGTCGACGGCGCTCACATCCGGACGCTCCTGCTCACGTTCTTCTACCGACACATGCGACCGCTGCTGGAGGGCGGCTACGTCTACGCGACCCAGCCGCCGCTGTACCGCATCCGCTATCGCGGCGAGACCTACGACGCGATGACGGACCAGGAGCGCGACGAGATCATCGAGGAGAAGTGCGACGGCTCGCCGTCGCAGGTTCAGCGGTTCAAGGGCCTGGGCGAGATGAACCCCCAGCAGCTCTGGGATACGACGATGGATCCCAGCAACCGCATCTTAAAGCAGATCACCGTCGAGGACGCGGCCGCGGCGGACAAGATGTTCTCGGTGCTGATGGGCGATGCCGTCGAACCGCGGAAACAGTTTATCAAGGAAAACGCACCGGAGGCAGAGTGGATCGACATATAG
- the gyrA gene encoding DNA gyrase subunit A: MSSDVPDPTDVEARAVENVRIEDEMEQSYIDYAMSVIAGRALPRVEDGLKPVHRRILYAMHEMGVSSGSSHRKSSSIVGETMGDYHPHGDSAIYDTLVRMAQDFSMRYPLVDGQGNFGSMDGDPAAAQRYTEARMSPISEELLEDIEKDTVDFSANYDDRLQEPDVLPAAFPNLLVNGSSGIAVGMSTNIPPHNLGEVIDATIELIDNPDATVEDLMEHVKGPDFPTGANIVGRDAIYSAYKTGRGRLRVRAEFEVEEWKNNRERIVVTELPFQSNKARLVERIAEDVNEGEIEGISDLRDESDRDGVRVVIELKRGANSEVVKNKLLENHLEKTFGVINLALVDGQPQVLSLKETLEEYVAHRREVVRRRSEYDLEEAEDRAHILEGRLKAVENAEDVVELIRDSETRSDAKENLQDAYGFSQDQADHIVRMQLGSLTSMEAAEIEDEYEEVQAEIERLTAILESEQKLLEVIKDELREVKEEYGDDRRTSIIEDQGTVTHEDLIPEEEVFVVMTEDDYVKRMPIEDFDPQGRGGKGIIGADVKEGDRVATVFRANTHDYLLCFTNQGKVYQLKTYEIPEMGRTARGKSAVNILDLDDGEDITAIVDTDALADDECVTMVTRNGYVKRTDGEEFDNIRSTGIIASDLEEGDELVDVEVTDGTKDLVIATEGGMTIRFDEDEVRAMGRNARGVNGIKLQDDDAVAGLVATDEADDKALLTVTRNGYGKRTRLSEYSRQSRYGKGLIDIKTGDRNGPVTAVKAVDDDDQLVLMSEDGQIVRTRVDEVSTVGRNTMGVIVMEVEGDDAVASVDVVPVESIESDVDAADD, translated from the coding sequence ATGAGTTCAGACGTACCCGATCCGACTGACGTAGAGGCACGGGCCGTAGAGAACGTCCGCATCGAGGACGAGATGGAGCAGAGCTACATCGACTACGCGATGTCCGTCATCGCGGGTCGTGCGCTCCCCCGGGTCGAGGACGGCCTCAAACCCGTCCACCGCCGCATCCTGTACGCGATGCACGAGATGGGCGTCTCGAGCGGCTCTTCCCACCGCAAGTCGTCCTCGATCGTCGGGGAGACGATGGGTGACTACCACCCCCACGGCGACAGCGCGATCTACGACACCCTGGTCCGGATGGCCCAGGACTTCTCGATGCGCTATCCGCTGGTGGACGGTCAGGGGAACTTCGGCTCGATGGACGGCGACCCGGCCGCCGCGCAGCGGTACACGGAGGCCCGGATGTCGCCCATCTCCGAGGAACTCCTCGAGGACATCGAGAAGGACACCGTCGACTTCTCGGCGAACTACGATGACCGCCTGCAGGAGCCCGACGTGCTCCCGGCGGCGTTCCCGAACCTCCTCGTGAACGGCTCCTCGGGGATCGCAGTCGGGATGTCGACGAACATCCCGCCGCACAACCTCGGGGAAGTGATCGACGCGACGATCGAACTGATCGACAACCCCGACGCGACCGTCGAGGACCTGATGGAGCACGTCAAGGGTCCTGACTTCCCGACGGGCGCGAACATCGTCGGCCGCGACGCCATCTATTCGGCCTACAAGACCGGCCGCGGGCGCCTCCGCGTGCGCGCCGAGTTCGAGGTCGAGGAGTGGAAGAACAACCGCGAGCGGATCGTCGTCACGGAACTGCCCTTCCAGTCCAACAAGGCCCGCCTCGTCGAGCGCATCGCCGAGGACGTCAACGAAGGCGAAATCGAGGGCATCTCCGACCTGCGCGACGAGTCCGACCGCGACGGCGTCCGCGTCGTCATCGAACTCAAGCGCGGCGCCAACAGCGAGGTCGTCAAGAACAAACTGCTCGAGAACCACTTAGAGAAGACCTTCGGCGTCATCAACCTCGCGCTGGTCGACGGTCAGCCCCAGGTCCTCTCGCTGAAGGAAACGCTCGAGGAGTACGTCGCCCACCGCCGCGAAGTGGTGCGCCGGCGCAGCGAGTACGACCTCGAGGAAGCCGAGGACCGCGCGCACATCCTCGAAGGCCGGCTGAAGGCCGTCGAGAACGCCGAGGACGTGGTCGAGCTGATCCGCGACAGCGAGACCCGCTCGGACGCGAAGGAGAACCTCCAGGACGCCTACGGCTTCTCGCAGGACCAAGCCGACCACATCGTCCGGATGCAACTCGGCAGCCTCACCTCCATGGAGGCCGCCGAGATCGAGGACGAGTACGAGGAGGTCCAAGCCGAAATCGAGCGCCTGACCGCCATCCTCGAGAGCGAACAAAAACTGCTCGAGGTCATCAAGGACGAACTCCGCGAAGTGAAGGAGGAGTACGGCGACGACCGCCGGACCTCGATCATCGAGGACCAAGGGACGGTCACCCACGAGGATCTCATCCCCGAGGAGGAGGTCTTCGTCGTCATGACCGAGGACGACTACGTCAAGCGGATGCCCATCGAGGACTTCGACCCCCAGGGTCGAGGCGGCAAAGGCATCATCGGCGCGGACGTCAAGGAGGGCGACCGCGTCGCCACCGTCTTCCGGGCGAACACCCACGACTACCTGCTCTGCTTCACGAATCAGGGCAAAGTCTACCAGCTCAAGACCTACGAGATCCCCGAGATGGGGCGGACGGCCCGCGGGAAATCGGCCGTCAACATCCTCGATCTCGACGACGGCGAGGACATCACCGCCATCGTCGACACCGACGCGCTGGCCGACGACGAGTGCGTGACGATGGTCACGCGCAACGGCTACGTCAAGCGGACCGACGGCGAGGAGTTCGACAACATCCGCTCGACCGGTATCATCGCCTCCGACCTAGAGGAGGGCGACGAACTCGTCGACGTCGAAGTGACGGACGGCACGAAGGACCTCGTGATCGCCACCGAGGGCGGCATGACGATCCGCTTCGACGAGGACGAGGTGCGCGCGATGGGCCGCAACGCCCGCGGCGTCAACGGCATCAAACTGCAGGACGACGACGCGGTCGCCGGGTTGGTCGCGACCGACGAGGCCGACGACAAGGCCCTGCTGACCGTCACCCGAAACGGGTACGGGAAGCGGACGCGTCTCTCCGAGTACAGCCGCCAGTCCCGGTACGGCAAGGGGCTGATCGACATCAAGACCGGCGACCGGAACGGTCCCGTGACGGCGGTCAAAGCCGTCGACGACGACGACCAGCTCGTGTTGATGAGCGAGGACGGCCAGATCGTCCGCACGCGCGTCGACGAAGTGTCGACCGTCGGCCGCAACACGATGGGCGTGATCGTGATGGAAGTCGAAGGCGACGACGCGGTCGCGAGCGTCGACGTTGTCCCCGTCGAGTCGATCGAATCCGACGTCGACGCGGCCGACGACTAA